A genomic segment from Anas platyrhynchos isolate ZD024472 breed Pekin duck chromosome 5, IASCAAS_PekinDuck_T2T, whole genome shotgun sequence encodes:
- the MTHFD1 gene encoding C-1-tetrahydrofolate synthase, cytoplasmic, which yields MAPAEILSGKAVSAQVRERLKKQVAEMKEKFPGFTPGLAILQVGNRDDSNLYINMKLKAAAEIGISANHIKLPNTATEAEVLKCIASLNGDPAIHGFIVQLPLDSDKPINTEKITNAVSPEKDVDGLSSINAGKLSRGDLGDCFIPCTPKGCMELISQTGIQVAGKRAVVIGRSKIVGAPMHDLLLWNHATVTTCHSKTSTLAEEVGKADILVVAAGKAEMVKGEWIKPGAIVIDCGINHVPDSTKASGKRVVGDVAYNTAKEKASYITPVPGGVGPMTVAMLMQSTVESAQRFLEKFQPGKWNIQYNQLTLKMPVPSDIEISRSCIPKPIDQVAKEVGLLPDEMELYGQTKAKVQLSALKRLKNQPDGKYVVVTGITPTPLGEGKSTTTIGLVQALGAHLHQNVFACVRQPSQGPTFGIKGGAAGGGYSQVIPMEEFNLHLTGDIHAITAANNLVAAAVDARMFHELTQNDQALYNRLVPSVNGVRKFSEIQIRRLQKLGINKTDPTTLTKEEVNMFVRLDIDPATITWQRVLDTNDRFLRKITIGQSPTEKGFSRTAQFDITVSSEIMAVLALSDSLDDMKMRLGRMVVASSKRGEPVTTDDLGVTGALAVLMKDAVKPNLMQTLEGTPVFVHAGPFANIAHGNSSVLADKIALKLVGKEGFVVTEAGFGADIGMEKFFNIKCRYSGLRPHVVVLVATVRALKMHGGGPAVTAGVPLPKEYTEENLQLLAKGCSNLSKQIQNARMFGVPVVVAVNAFKTDTKAELALVVQQAKEAGAFDAVECTHWAEGGKGAVALAQAVQRASQTPSNFRFLYNVELPVIDKIRLIAQQIYGASDIELLPEAQEKVTLYTKQGFGNLPICMAKTHLSLSHDPEQKGAPTGFILPIRDIRASVGAGFLYPLVGTMSTMPGLPTRPCFYDIDLDPLSGEVNGLF from the exons ACAAGTGAGAGAGAGATTAAAGAAGCAAGTTGctgagatgaaagaaaaatttccAGGCTTCACACCAGGACTTGCAATTTTGCAg GTTGGAAATCGGGATGATTCGAACCTCTACATTAATATGAagctgaaagctgctgctgag ATTGGGATCAGTGCCAATCACATAAAACTGCCAAACACAGCAACAGAAGCTGAG GTTCTCAAATGCATTGCTTCTTTGAATGGAGACCCTGCAATTCATGGCTTTATAGTGCAGCTGCCACTTGACTCTGATAAACCCatcaatacagaaaaaataaccaATGCTGTTTCACCTGAAAAGGATGTAGATGG CTTGAGTAGCATCAATGCTGGGAAACTCTCCAGAGGAGACCTTGGAGACTGCTTTATTCCTTGTACACCAAAGGGATGCATGGAACTCATCAGTCAGACAG GCATCCAGGTTGCAGGGAAAAGAGCTGTAGTGATTGGTCGCAGTAAGATTGTTGGTGCTCCTATGCATGACCTGCTGCTCTGGAATCATGCAACAGTAACCACTTGCCATTCAAAGACCTCAACACTGGCTGAGGAG gttgGTAAAGCTGATATCCTGGTGGTTGCAGCTGGTAAAGCTGAAATGGTAAAAGGTGAATGGATCAAACCTGGTGCGATCGTAATAGACTGTGGAATTAACCATGTGCCAG ACAGCACAAAGGCCAGTGGAAAAAGAGTTGTAGGAGATGTGGCATACaatacagcaaaagaaaaagcttcCTACATCACCCCAGTTCCTGGTGGCGTTGGGCCTATGACTGTGGCCATGTTAATGCAG AGTACAGTGGAGAGTGCGCAACGTTTTCTGGAGAAGTTCCAGCCTGGAAAATGGAACATCCAATATAACCAGCTTACCCTGAAGATGCCTGTTCCAAG TGATATTGAAATATCGCGATCTTGCATACCCAAGCCCATTGATCAAGTTGCAAAAGAAGTTGGCCTTCTCCCTGATGAGATGGAACTCTATGGCCAAACTAAAGCCAAGGTTCAACTGTCAGCTCTGAAACGGCTGAAGAACCAGCCAGATGGCAAATACGTTGTTGTTACTGG GATAACTCCCACGCCACTTGGAGAGGGGAAAAGCACCACCACCATAGGTCTTGTTCAAGCCTTAGGAGCACACCTTCATCAGAACGTCTTTGCCTGTGTTCGACAGCCCTCTCAAGGGCCAACCTTTGGTATAAAGG GtggagctgcaggtggtggcTATTCTCAAGTTATTCCCATGGAAGAG TTTAACCTTCACCTCACTGGCGACATCCATGCTATTACCGCAGCAAACAACctggttgctgctgctgtggatgcACGTATGTTCCATGAGCTAACTCAGAATGATCAG GCTCTCTATAACCGTTTGGTGCCTTCTGTCAATGGTGTTAGGAAGTTCTCAGAGATTCAAATCCGAAGGCTACAG AAATTGGGCATTAACAAAACTGATCCTACGACTTTGACAAAGGAAGAAGTGAACATGTTTGTGAGACTGGACATTGACCCGGCCACCATAACATGGCAAAGAG TACTGGATACAAATGACAGGTTCCTCAGGAAAATCACTATTGGACAGTCTCCAacagaaaaaggcttttcacGAACG GCTCAGTTTGACATCACAGTGAGCAGTGAAATCATGGCAGTTCTAGCACTCTCTGATAGCTTGGATGACATGAAAATGCGACTGGGCAGAATGGTAGTAGCTTCCAGCAAGAGAGGAGAACCAGTTACAACAGATGACCTT ggAGTGACTGGTGCTCTGGCTGTCTTGATGAAAGATGCTGTTAAACCAAATCTCATGCAGACACTAGAG GGCACACCAGTGTTTGTTCATGCTGGACCTTTTGCCAATATTGCACATGGAAATTCTTCAGTGTTGGCAGACAAAATAGCACTGAAGCTTGTGGGTAAAGAGGGCTTTGTTG TTACGGAAGCAGGATTTGGTGCAGACATAGGCATGGAGAAATTCTTTAATATTAAGTGCCGTTACTCTGGTCTCCGGCCTCATGTGGTGGTGTTGGTTGCTACTGTCCGAGCTCTGAAAATGCATGGAGGAGGGCCTGCA GTCACTGCTGGGGTACCTTTACCAAAGGAGTACACAGAAGAG AATCTTCAGCTGTTGGCAAAAGGTTGTAGTAACCTAAGCAAACAAATCCAAAATGCTCGGATGTTTGGTGTCCCAGTAGTAGTGGCTGTCAATGCTTTCAA AACAGACACAAAAGCTGAACTGGCCCTTGTAGTACAACAGGCAAAGGAAGCAGGGGCGTTTGATGCTGTTGAGTGCACTCACTGGGCAGAGGGAGGTAAAGGAGCTGTTGCACTGGCCCAGGCTGTTCAGAGAGCATCACAGACACCCAGCAACTTCAGGTTCCTCTATAATGTGGAG CTCCCTGTTATAGATAAGATCAGGCTTATTGCACAGCAGATCTATGGGGCAAGTGACATTGAGCTACTTCCAGAAGCACAGGAGAAAGTCACCTTGTACACTAAGCAG GGATTTGGAAACCTGCCGATCTGCATGGCTAAAACTCACTTATCGTTGTCTCATGACCCTGAACAAAAAGGAGCACCTACAGGTTTTATTCTGCCGATCCGAGATATTCGGGCGAGTGTTGGTGCTGGATTCCTGTATCCGCTGGTAGGAACA